From the genome of Haloterrigena sp. KLK7, one region includes:
- a CDS encoding methyltransferase domain-containing protein translates to MTPSPQDDGTVKGLVRQHWDGRAATFDEEPQHGIHTDEQRDRWLEVLRERIGDEPRRVLDVGCGTGVVSLLLAELGHAVTGVDFAPAMLERAREKARETDQSIGFHRGDAEALPVPDDTVELVTARHLVWTLPNPEAAIREWQRVVEPGGRILLIEGYWDHDEPWDEYEAIHDDLPLYDGRPPDELREVLAGEGLRDVEHEPLTEPTLWGREPRHDYYLMDATVPR, encoded by the coding sequence GTGACGCCGTCACCACAGGACGACGGAACCGTGAAGGGCCTCGTCCGGCAGCACTGGGACGGTCGCGCAGCGACGTTCGACGAGGAGCCCCAGCACGGAATTCACACCGACGAACAGCGCGATCGCTGGCTCGAGGTTCTGCGCGAGCGGATCGGCGACGAACCGCGTCGCGTCCTCGACGTGGGCTGTGGAACGGGAGTCGTCTCGCTGTTACTGGCGGAACTCGGCCACGCCGTCACGGGCGTCGATTTCGCGCCGGCGATGCTCGAGCGCGCCCGGGAGAAAGCTCGGGAGACGGACCAGTCGATCGGTTTTCACCGCGGAGACGCGGAGGCGCTCCCCGTTCCGGACGACACCGTCGAGCTGGTCACAGCTCGGCACCTCGTCTGGACGCTCCCGAACCCCGAGGCGGCGATTCGAGAGTGGCAGCGCGTCGTCGAGCCGGGCGGCCGGATTCTCCTCATCGAGGGGTACTGGGACCACGACGAACCGTGGGACGAGTACGAAGCGATCCACGACGACCTCCCGCTGTACGACGGCCGCCCGCCGGACGAACTGCGCGAGGTGCTCGCCGGGGAAGGCCTTCGGGACGTCGAACACGAACCGCTAACGGAGCCGACGCTGTGGGGGCGAGAGCCCCGCCACGACTACTATCTGATGGACGCCACCGTTCCCCGGTGA
- a CDS encoding DUF6517 family protein yields the protein MTLARRGLLAAGATAGASALAGCTDFVADSLSSDRATVARAALEETGYAEHTVEEVVVERTVGRFGLERTIEARNWYAEYDRALALDALGLGRLQASVVSVLTTPQVSVLGKTFNPVGEYSTDELVALIQNRYDELEAVERVGAESVSILGTETTLARYRAQARLIDVGTTLDVFLQVSEPVAHGDDFAVGVAVFPQVRGFETESGNVRTLLEALEHD from the coding sequence ATGACTCTCGCGCGCCGCGGACTCCTCGCAGCGGGGGCGACCGCCGGAGCGAGCGCGCTCGCCGGCTGTACGGATTTCGTCGCCGATTCGCTCTCGTCGGACCGGGCGACGGTCGCTCGAGCGGCCCTCGAGGAGACCGGTTACGCCGAACACACCGTCGAGGAGGTCGTCGTCGAACGGACCGTCGGTCGATTCGGCCTCGAGCGGACGATCGAGGCCCGCAACTGGTACGCCGAGTACGACCGCGCGCTCGCGCTGGACGCGCTCGGCCTGGGACGGTTGCAGGCGTCGGTCGTCTCCGTGCTCACGACGCCGCAGGTGTCGGTGCTCGGGAAGACGTTCAATCCCGTCGGCGAGTACTCGACGGACGAACTCGTCGCGCTGATCCAGAACCGATACGACGAACTCGAGGCCGTCGAGCGCGTCGGCGCGGAGTCGGTTTCGATACTGGGAACCGAGACGACGCTGGCTCGCTACCGCGCTCAGGCCCGACTGATCGACGTCGGGACGACTCTCGACGTCTTCCTGCAGGTCAGCGAACCCGTCGCCCACGGGGACGACTTCGCGGTCGGCGTCGCCGTCTTCCCGCAGGTCCGGGGCTTCGAAACCGAATCAGGGAACGTCCGGACGTTGCTCGAGGCCCTCGAGCACGACTGA
- a CDS encoding MFS transporter → MHSSDRERVLLAAVVFAVLFSQLLLYPGVSTLVDALGADAATSAFAATALDASMWFLVAEFAGYVAFVGVWGAASDITGRRTPFIVAGALAGAASYAALAAVPAIGAIPFEGVLVMRFVQGSLTIGAFSLTMTMLMDLEGGHGRNMGAAGIAIGLGAALGAPIGGQLSEVDPLAPLLGAAGLLVVVGLLVTRVADRSPDSRRAARALLEGVRKRPTLSIPFAFGFIDRMTAGFFALVGTLYFQDAFDVGPAATGLLLACFFAPFALLQYPMGALSDRIGRTIPIVVGSVCYGVGILAVGAAPSIATAAIGMVGVGVLGALVSPATMALVTDIAAESERGLAMAGFNVAGSLGFLGGFLIGGTVASDYGYGLAFLAIGGLEIAIALLAVPVFLRLSIGGRDGFATEDRGLL, encoded by the coding sequence GTGCACTCGAGCGATAGGGAACGGGTTCTGCTCGCGGCCGTCGTCTTCGCCGTGCTGTTCTCACAGCTGTTGCTCTATCCGGGCGTATCGACCCTCGTCGACGCGCTGGGAGCCGACGCGGCGACGTCGGCGTTCGCGGCGACCGCCCTCGACGCCAGCATGTGGTTCCTCGTCGCCGAGTTCGCGGGCTACGTCGCCTTCGTGGGCGTCTGGGGCGCCGCGAGCGATATCACGGGGCGTCGCACGCCCTTTATCGTCGCCGGCGCGCTCGCCGGCGCCGCCAGCTACGCCGCCCTCGCCGCCGTTCCCGCGATCGGCGCGATCCCGTTCGAGGGCGTCCTCGTCATGCGGTTCGTTCAGGGGTCGCTGACCATCGGGGCGTTCTCGCTGACGATGACCATGCTGATGGACCTCGAGGGGGGCCACGGGCGGAACATGGGCGCGGCGGGGATCGCCATCGGCCTCGGCGCCGCGCTCGGCGCACCGATCGGCGGCCAACTCTCCGAAGTCGACCCGCTCGCGCCGCTGCTCGGCGCCGCCGGGTTGCTCGTCGTCGTCGGCCTCCTGGTCACGCGGGTCGCGGACCGCTCGCCCGACAGCCGGCGGGCCGCCCGCGCGCTCCTCGAGGGCGTTCGGAAGCGACCGACGCTGTCGATCCCCTTCGCCTTCGGCTTCATCGACCGAATGACGGCGGGGTTCTTCGCGCTCGTCGGCACGCTCTACTTCCAGGACGCCTTCGACGTCGGACCCGCCGCGACCGGACTGCTGTTGGCGTGCTTTTTCGCCCCCTTCGCGCTGTTGCAGTACCCGATGGGGGCGCTCTCGGACCGGATCGGTCGAACGATACCGATCGTCGTCGGTTCGGTGTGTTACGGGGTCGGGATCCTCGCGGTCGGGGCCGCGCCGTCGATCGCGACCGCGGCGATCGGTATGGTCGGCGTCGGCGTCCTCGGCGCGCTGGTCTCGCCGGCGACGATGGCGCTGGTCACCGACATCGCCGCCGAGAGCGAGCGCGGGCTCGCGATGGCCGGCTTCAACGTCGCCGGCAGCCTCGGCTTCCTCGGCGGCTTCCTGATCGGCGGCACCGTCGCCAGCGACTACGGCTACGGCCTGGCTTTCCTCGCCATCGGCGGCCTCGAGATCGCCATCGCGCTGCTGGCCGTACCGGTGTTCCTGCGCCTGTCGATCGGCGGTCGCGACGGCTTCGCAACCGAAGACCGTGGACTCCTCTGA
- a CDS encoding twin-arginine translocation signal domain-containing protein — translation MARDNPISRRTALKLTGATAAATMVAGCGGGGGNGGENGGGNGGGSDGYEIDPGTTIELDAQTTEWTGIAPSDIEGESNPTLILQAGEDYEIGWTQGDGSSHNIEIWDDSDSVVDDLSTEEVSEEEPSDQMLQFTASEEMTQYVCQPHSANMNGDLQVEGSNGGGNGNESENGNESENGNESANGNESGNESDNESE, via the coding sequence ATGGCACGAGATAACCCAATCTCACGGCGGACAGCGTTGAAGCTCACAGGCGCGACGGCAGCGGCCACGATGGTCGCCGGCTGTGGCGGTGGCGGCGGTAACGGCGGCGAGAACGGCGGCGGTAACGGCGGCGGCAGCGACGGGTACGAAATCGACCCCGGTACGACGATCGAACTCGACGCCCAGACGACCGAGTGGACCGGTATCGCTCCGAGCGACATCGAGGGCGAGTCGAACCCGACGCTCATCCTCCAGGCCGGCGAAGACTACGAGATCGGCTGGACGCAGGGCGACGGCTCGTCACACAACATCGAGATTTGGGACGACAGCGACAGTGTCGTCGACGATCTCTCGACGGAGGAAGTCTCCGAGGAGGAGCCCAGCGACCAGATGCTCCAGTTCACCGCCAGCGAGGAGATGACCCAGTACGTCTGCCAGCCCCACTCGGCTAACATGAACGGCGACCTGCAGGTCGAAGGCAGCAACGGCGGCGGCAACGGCAACGAGTCTGAGAACGGTAACGAGTCTGAAAACGGCAACGAGTCCGCGAACGGTAACGAGTCCGGCAACGAGTCCGACAACGAATCCGAGTAA
- a CDS encoding plastocyanin/azurin family copper-binding protein — MTHSDRMTRRAVVRAVGLATASAALAGCIDESSVNDPNESTDGDSQPSDEQGSEPNDTGDEDRSNGDDESADDAGEEQIPAPPELELRGERDGWRVLAPDGLEGDVNPDLLLEAGRTYRIGWTEGDGLGHNIEIRDTDGNVVDDLSTPVTQDPDGEQWLEFEATEEMAAYVCTPHESTMRGELSVETPVDRGSDSSDGEEPAQDREFRIEPETTIELYARTADWRGIAPAALEDVANPTLVLEAGERYELGWTDGDGAEHNIRILDTDGNVIDDLRTDLTSDPGDEQVLAFEASEEMAIYTCEPHRSHMQGDIRIDATE, encoded by the coding sequence ATGACTCATTCCGACCGGATGACTCGCCGGGCCGTCGTTCGAGCCGTCGGGCTCGCAACAGCGAGCGCCGCACTCGCCGGCTGTATCGACGAGAGCAGCGTCAACGACCCGAACGAGTCGACCGACGGGGACTCGCAACCGTCCGACGAGCAGGGGTCGGAACCGAACGATACCGGCGACGAGGACCGATCGAACGGCGACGACGAGTCGGCCGACGACGCCGGCGAGGAGCAGATTCCGGCGCCACCAGAGCTCGAACTCCGTGGCGAACGCGATGGCTGGCGGGTGCTCGCGCCGGACGGACTCGAGGGCGACGTGAACCCGGACCTCCTGCTCGAGGCGGGACGGACGTACCGAATCGGGTGGACCGAGGGCGACGGGCTCGGACACAACATCGAAATCCGCGACACCGACGGCAACGTCGTCGACGATCTCTCGACGCCCGTGACCCAGGACCCCGACGGGGAGCAGTGGCTCGAGTTCGAGGCGACCGAGGAGATGGCCGCCTACGTGTGCACTCCCCACGAGAGCACTATGCGCGGCGAACTCTCCGTCGAGACGCCCGTCGACCGAGGGTCGGATTCGTCCGACGGGGAGGAGCCAGCGCAGGACCGCGAGTTCCGGATCGAACCGGAGACGACGATCGAACTGTACGCGAGGACCGCCGACTGGAGGGGCATCGCTCCAGCGGCGCTCGAGGACGTGGCGAACCCGACGCTCGTCCTCGAGGCGGGCGAACGGTACGAACTCGGCTGGACAGACGGTGACGGCGCCGAACACAACATCCGAATTCTGGACACCGACGGAAACGTGATCGACGACCTCAGGACCGATCTGACTAGCGATCCCGGTGACGAGCAGGTTCTCGCGTTCGAAGCCAGCGAGGAGATGGCCATCTATACCTGTGAACCGCACCGGAGCCACATGCAGGGCGATATCCGCATCGACGCGACCGAATAG
- a CDS encoding alanine--glyoxylate aminotransferase family protein, translating into MTEKREYGDDYPDKTLYIPGPTEVREDVIEEMSQPMFGHRMDRMTDLYTTIVEDTKEFLGTDNEVIILTGSGTEFMESSILNLVDENVLVTTCGSFSERQANVAERLGKTVDTLEYEWGQAVKPEDVRERLEESDTDYDVVTCVMNESSTGVRNPIEEIGDVVAEFEDTYFVVDAVSALGGDLVEIDDHNIDVIFTSVQKAFAMPPGLAVCVVSDDAYERELESDSASWYGGFQRSLDYYDRKGQTHSTPAIPVMLAYRKQMKHMLEEGHEARDERHREMAEYTREWAREHFDMFPEEGYESQTVSCIENTQGIDVAETIDAVSEEYDFVFSNGYGSALGEETFRIGHMGEHDLESIKELTDAIEDVADL; encoded by the coding sequence GTGACAGAGAAACGCGAATACGGAGACGACTATCCCGACAAGACGCTGTACATCCCGGGTCCGACCGAGGTACGCGAGGACGTCATCGAGGAGATGAGCCAGCCGATGTTCGGCCACCGGATGGACCGCATGACGGACCTCTACACGACCATCGTCGAGGACACGAAGGAGTTCCTCGGCACCGACAACGAGGTCATCATCCTCACCGGCTCGGGGACCGAGTTCATGGAGAGCTCGATCCTCAACCTCGTCGACGAGAACGTCCTCGTCACTACCTGTGGCAGTTTCAGCGAACGGCAGGCCAACGTCGCAGAACGGCTGGGTAAAACCGTCGACACCCTCGAGTACGAGTGGGGACAGGCGGTCAAGCCCGAGGACGTCCGCGAACGGCTCGAGGAGAGCGACACCGACTACGACGTCGTCACCTGCGTCATGAACGAGTCCTCGACGGGCGTCCGGAACCCCATCGAGGAGATCGGCGACGTCGTCGCCGAGTTCGAGGACACGTACTTCGTCGTCGACGCCGTCTCCGCGCTGGGCGGCGACCTCGTCGAGATCGACGACCACAATATTGACGTCATCTTCACGTCGGTCCAGAAGGCCTTCGCGATGCCACCCGGATTAGCGGTCTGCGTCGTCAGCGACGACGCCTACGAGCGCGAACTCGAGAGCGACTCCGCGTCGTGGTACGGCGGCTTCCAGCGCTCGCTGGATTACTACGATCGGAAGGGCCAGACCCACTCCACGCCGGCGATTCCGGTCATGCTCGCGTACCGCAAACAGATGAAACACATGCTCGAGGAGGGCCACGAGGCCCGGGACGAGCGCCACCGCGAGATGGCCGAGTACACCCGCGAGTGGGCTCGCGAGCACTTCGACATGTTCCCCGAGGAGGGCTACGAGTCCCAGACGGTCTCCTGCATCGAGAACACGCAGGGGATCGACGTCGCCGAGACCATCGACGCCGTGAGCGAGGAGTACGACTTCGTCTTCTCGAACGGCTACGGCTCGGCGCTCGGCGAGGAGACGTTCCGCATCGGGCACATGGGCGAACACGACCTCGAGTCGATTAAGGAGCTAACCGACGCCATCGAGGACGTCGCCGATCTCTGA
- a CDS encoding S8 family peptidase, with protein MKLSRRRLLGGIGAGAAAGLFGVPASAAESGIGTDTERVFVHPETGLLDELGELLDVVEAVGGTTVLEYDNFDFVVAKVPSSGLDELRRDRRVASVEDDDETGIPGDWSPSLPGIFDPPGGSDCSTHPDQRPSWGLERIGAHDVGPSGSGVDVGILDTGIQSDHCSLSVAGGRNFTNDGTAGDYEDRHGHGTHVAGIAGASDNDRGVVGVAPEANLYAVKVLGDDGSGRYSELIAGIDWCMSNDVEIISMSLGGEAESSTLGRAIDAAHSAGHLLLCAAGNKGNDGSDSCEAETMTYPATHENVVAVTAMDENDRLASYSSVGSAVDLLAPGTNVTSSTVDNEYAEASGTSMACPFVTGVAALVWETREEDGPGPTDPVRKILGETAETVLGTCAEGDGLVNAPAALGDERATEGADWSSGPVGGLRSLLERFVDLVAGFLEWLWGLFS; from the coding sequence ATGAAACTCAGTCGGCGGCGGTTACTCGGCGGTATCGGGGCCGGCGCCGCGGCCGGACTGTTCGGAGTGCCGGCGTCAGCCGCGGAATCCGGCATCGGCACCGACACCGAGCGAGTGTTCGTCCACCCCGAAACGGGACTGCTCGACGAACTCGGCGAACTCCTCGACGTGGTCGAGGCCGTCGGCGGCACGACGGTCCTCGAGTACGACAACTTCGACTTCGTGGTCGCGAAGGTGCCCTCGAGCGGACTGGACGAGCTGCGGCGCGACCGCCGCGTGGCGTCCGTCGAAGACGACGACGAGACGGGAATTCCCGGGGACTGGTCGCCGTCCCTGCCGGGCATCTTCGATCCCCCCGGCGGCTCGGACTGTTCTACCCATCCCGACCAGCGACCGTCCTGGGGGCTGGAACGCATCGGCGCCCACGACGTCGGTCCGTCCGGGTCGGGCGTCGACGTGGGGATTCTGGACACGGGAATCCAATCGGATCACTGCAGTCTGTCGGTCGCCGGCGGTCGGAACTTCACGAACGACGGGACGGCCGGCGACTACGAGGACCGCCACGGCCACGGGACCCACGTCGCCGGGATCGCCGGTGCGTCGGACAACGATCGCGGCGTCGTCGGCGTCGCTCCCGAGGCGAACCTGTACGCCGTGAAGGTGCTCGGCGACGACGGCTCCGGCCGGTACAGCGAGCTGATCGCCGGAATCGACTGGTGTATGTCCAACGACGTCGAGATCATCTCGATGAGCCTCGGCGGCGAGGCCGAGAGTTCCACGCTCGGCAGGGCGATTGACGCCGCGCATTCGGCGGGACACCTCCTGCTCTGTGCGGCCGGGAACAAGGGGAACGACGGGAGCGACTCCTGTGAGGCGGAGACGATGACCTATCCGGCGACTCACGAGAACGTCGTCGCGGTCACTGCGATGGACGAGAACGACCGGCTGGCGTCCTACAGCAGCGTCGGATCGGCCGTCGATCTGCTGGCGCCGGGGACGAACGTCACCTCGAGCACCGTCGACAACGAGTACGCCGAGGCGAGCGGGACGAGTATGGCGTGTCCGTTCGTCACCGGCGTCGCGGCGCTGGTCTGGGAGACTCGCGAGGAGGACGGCCCGGGACCGACCGATCCGGTTCGGAAGATCCTCGGCGAGACGGCGGAGACGGTGCTCGGAACCTGCGCGGAAGGAGACGGGCTCGTGAACGCCCCGGCGGCGCTCGGCGACGAGCGCGCGACGGAGGGTGCGGACTGGAGCAGCGGTCCCGTCGGCGGGCTTCGGTCGCTACTCGAGCGGTTCGTGGACCTCGTCGCGGGCTTCCTCGAGTGGCTCTGGGGGCTGTTTTCGTAG
- the eif1A gene encoding translation initiation factor eIF-1A codes for MSDDGNGGRKNLRMPEDDEVFATVTDMLGANRVKVRCADGQERTARIPGKMQKRIWIREDDVVLVEPWDWQDEKADITWRYEKSEADQLREEGHIQ; via the coding sequence ATGAGCGACGACGGTAACGGCGGTCGGAAGAACCTCCGGATGCCCGAGGACGACGAGGTCTTCGCGACCGTCACGGACATGCTCGGAGCGAATCGGGTGAAAGTACGCTGTGCCGACGGTCAGGAGCGCACCGCGCGCATTCCCGGTAAGATGCAAAAGCGCATCTGGATCCGCGAGGACGACGTCGTCCTCGTCGAACCCTGGGACTGGCAGGACGAGAAGGCCGACATCACCTGGCGCTACGAGAAGAGCGAGGCCGACCAGCTGCGCGAGGAAGGCCATATCCAATAA
- a CDS encoding DUF460 domain-containing protein — protein MSTRTSALDAVVFGVDIQSGDVRGDAPSYALAVYDGEDVTRDVVTHRKLRRLIDDEEPAIVATDNMYELAADKDQLIHFLGSLPAGTKLVQVTGAEQPEPLSRVAKRHGIPYGKDPMQEAEAAARLAAHNVGHEVSAFTDTTTVKVSRGRSTGSGGWSEDRYTRRIHGSVRKRAREVESELEDANLEYERDVREAYGGFANAVFTVEARPQDIPVSRNRSGDVRVEIERERRDGIEFRPLVKRRDHVIVGIDPGTTTAVAIVSLEGEVLDVWSSRTSDTADVIEWIVERGRPIIVAADVTPMPETVEKFRRSFDAAGWAPDSDLPVDEKQHRTREEPYDNDHQRDAMAAALYAVDAHEDQFDRIADKLPPGIDRGEVTARVVAGEESVEAVLTDLNDDDTGGEEESTEHEPRELTEEEKRIKQLERQVERLQDHVETLEGRVEERDERIEELESELTLKRREERTQVRKDREVSRLERKADRLESERDAAREEVDELESKVERMKALWKLDHSNFSDVSAKKEGLVPVKVVEKFTKGAIREADDQYGIASDDVVYLRDASGAGRSTAELLAGFEPRVILKDGGLSEIADEILFEEEIPVGPADDVAMQEVDELAVAREDDVEAVIDDWHDRAEERRRDRKASMVDQLISEHRAGDNEV, from the coding sequence GTGAGTACGCGAACGAGTGCGCTCGATGCGGTCGTCTTCGGAGTCGACATCCAGAGCGGCGACGTGCGCGGGGACGCCCCGTCGTACGCGCTGGCGGTCTACGACGGCGAGGACGTCACTCGAGACGTCGTCACCCACCGCAAGCTCCGGCGACTGATCGACGACGAGGAGCCGGCGATCGTCGCGACGGACAATATGTACGAGCTGGCCGCCGACAAAGACCAGCTCATCCACTTTCTGGGCTCCCTGCCCGCCGGGACGAAGCTCGTCCAGGTGACCGGCGCCGAACAGCCCGAACCGCTCTCCAGGGTCGCGAAACGCCACGGCATCCCTTACGGGAAGGATCCCATGCAGGAGGCCGAGGCCGCGGCCCGGCTGGCCGCCCACAACGTCGGCCACGAGGTCTCCGCGTTCACGGACACCACGACGGTCAAGGTCTCGAGGGGGCGCTCGACCGGCAGCGGCGGCTGGAGCGAGGATCGCTACACCCGCCGCATCCACGGCTCGGTCAGGAAACGGGCCCGCGAGGTCGAGTCCGAACTCGAGGACGCCAACCTCGAGTACGAGCGGGACGTCCGGGAGGCCTACGGCGGCTTCGCCAACGCGGTCTTCACCGTCGAGGCCCGTCCGCAGGACATCCCCGTCTCGCGCAATCGATCGGGCGACGTCCGCGTCGAAATCGAGCGCGAGCGCCGCGACGGCATCGAGTTCAGGCCGCTCGTCAAGCGCCGCGACCACGTCATCGTCGGCATCGACCCCGGGACGACGACCGCGGTCGCCATCGTCTCGCTCGAGGGCGAGGTGTTGGACGTCTGGAGCTCTCGCACCAGCGACACCGCCGACGTGATCGAGTGGATCGTCGAGCGGGGCCGGCCGATCATCGTCGCCGCGGACGTGACGCCGATGCCCGAGACGGTCGAGAAGTTCCGCCGGAGCTTCGACGCCGCGGGCTGGGCCCCCGACAGCGATCTCCCGGTCGACGAGAAACAGCACCGCACGCGCGAGGAACCCTACGATAACGACCACCAGCGCGACGCGATGGCCGCGGCGCTGTACGCCGTCGACGCCCACGAGGATCAGTTCGACCGCATCGCCGACAAACTCCCGCCGGGGATCGACCGCGGCGAGGTCACTGCCCGCGTCGTCGCCGGCGAGGAGAGCGTCGAGGCCGTTCTCACGGACCTGAACGACGACGATACCGGCGGCGAAGAGGAGTCGACCGAACACGAACCCCGCGAACTCACCGAGGAGGAAAAGCGGATCAAACAGCTCGAGCGACAGGTCGAACGCCTCCAGGACCACGTCGAGACCCTCGAGGGCCGCGTCGAGGAGCGCGACGAGCGCATCGAGGAACTCGAGTCGGAACTCACCCTCAAGCGCCGCGAGGAGCGCACGCAGGTCCGCAAGGACCGCGAGGTCAGCCGCTTGGAGCGGAAGGCCGATCGCTTGGAGAGCGAGCGCGACGCGGCCCGGGAGGAGGTCGACGAACTCGAGTCGAAGGTCGAGCGGATGAAGGCCCTCTGGAAGCTCGACCACTCGAACTTCAGCGACGTCTCCGCGAAGAAGGAGGGGCTGGTCCCGGTCAAGGTCGTCGAGAAGTTCACCAAGGGCGCGATCCGCGAGGCCGACGACCAGTACGGGATCGCTTCCGACGACGTCGTCTACCTTCGCGACGCCAGCGGTGCGGGCCGATCGACGGCCGAACTGCTCGCGGGGTTCGAACCACGCGTCATCCTGAAGGACGGCGGGCTCTCGGAGATCGCCGACGAGATCCTCTTCGAGGAGGAGATCCCGGTCGGCCCCGCCGACGACGTCGCCATGCAGGAGGTCGACGAACTCGCCGTCGCCCGCGAGGACGACGTCGAGGCCGTCATCGACGACTGGCACGACCGCGCCGAGGAACGCCGGCGCGATCGAAAGGCGTCGATGGTCGATCAACTCATCAGCGAACACCGCGCCGGCGACAACGAGGTCTGA
- the rnz gene encoding ribonuclease Z, with protein sequence MPLRVTFLGTAGAIPTTERNPSAIFVAREGEELLFDAGEGTQRQMMRFGTGFSVSHLFVTHLHGDHVLGIPGLLQTMDFNDREEPLAIHAPHGTRRQLKGLVNALGNRPSFPVRINEVGDGDVAYRADEYEVRAFATDHDARSVGYALVEDDRKGRFDRERAEELGVPVGPKFSKLHEGEPVELEDGTVVEPEQVVGDPRPGRSIVYTGDTRPAAATVEAADEPDLLIHDATFADDRADRAAETAHSTARQAAEIATRAGADRLALMHLSSRYAGHTDDHEAQAREVFAGDAGSVFVPDDGDELEIPYPDGESE encoded by the coding sequence ATGCCACTGCGCGTGACGTTTCTGGGGACGGCCGGAGCGATCCCGACGACCGAGCGGAACCCGAGCGCGATCTTCGTCGCTCGAGAGGGCGAGGAGCTGCTGTTCGACGCCGGCGAGGGGACCCAGCGCCAGATGATGCGCTTCGGGACGGGGTTTTCGGTCTCGCACCTGTTCGTCACGCACCTCCACGGCGACCACGTCCTCGGGATTCCCGGGCTGCTCCAGACGATGGACTTCAACGACCGCGAGGAGCCGCTGGCGATCCACGCGCCCCACGGGACGCGCCGCCAGCTGAAGGGGCTGGTGAACGCCCTCGGAAACCGCCCCTCGTTTCCCGTCCGGATCAACGAGGTCGGCGACGGCGACGTGGCCTACCGCGCCGACGAGTACGAGGTCCGCGCGTTCGCGACCGACCACGACGCCCGCTCGGTCGGCTACGCCCTCGTCGAGGACGACCGCAAGGGCCGATTCGACCGCGAGCGCGCCGAAGAGTTGGGGGTACCGGTGGGACCGAAGTTCTCGAAACTCCACGAGGGCGAGCCGGTCGAACTCGAGGACGGGACCGTCGTCGAACCCGAGCAGGTCGTCGGCGACCCCCGTCCCGGCCGGTCGATCGTGTACACCGGCGACACCCGCCCCGCGGCGGCGACGGTCGAGGCCGCCGACGAGCCCGATCTGCTGATCCACGACGCCACGTTCGCCGACGATCGGGCCGACCGCGCCGCCGAGACGGCCCACTCGACGGCCCGCCAGGCCGCCGAGATCGCCACCCGGGCCGGCGCGGATCGGCTCGCGCTGATGCACCTCTCCTCGCGCTACGCGGGTCACACCGACGACCACGAGGCACAGGCCCGCGAGGTCTTCGCGGGCGACGCCGGGAGCGTTTTCGTCCCCGACGACGGCGACGAACTCGAGATTCCGTATCCGGACGGCGAATCGGAATAG